The genomic window ATCCAGACAAATCTGGCTTCCATTTATCAGTATCAAAGTCACTAGCAGAATCCTTTTTAGTAATCTCAGCCTCAACAGTTGATGGTTTACTTTTTGAACGTTTTCGTTGATTTTTGCTAATCTCTTTAGTTGTAGCTCCTACTGGAGGAGGACTAACATCAGAATTATTCTTAACTTTATTCAATTTGTCTGCTTCTACATCACTAGTAAACGAGGGGAACGAGTCATTGATTAAGGCGCTACTAAAATGAGATACACCTGTTATTTTATCCGCCGAATCTTTCGGAGTATCAATTATTTCTTTTTCTGGCAAACTAGGGCTTGTGGTAAAGTTTGGAATCTGCTCCTGTGAAGGCGGAAAAAATTCCTGGTTGCCCTGCTTCAACTCTTCACGCCCAACCCCAAGCCATCTAGCCATTGCAGTACGAGTTTTACCTTTTTTGGTTGTTTTCCATTCCCGCTCGACAATCTGTTGTATTTTCTCTTTAGCTAAGACCAAAGCAACAATGTCTACGTTATCAACACTGGTGCGGGCAAATTGTTTCACTACTTGGTGCTGCCAAAGACTTAACCCTTTTGTGTAATCTTGAGAAAGCGCTGGCACCTCTAAAAACTGCCCTGTATTTGGGTCTTTAACATAAATTCGAGATAAATCAGTGGGGTCATACTTGACAGTTACTTTTTCAGATTTCCAACTAGAAGAACGCAGACGTGCCAGGTCTGAACTATTGTAAAATAGACCTTCAAACTCTACCCCATGTCTGCTGACTTTACGAGTAGTTATATTACCAATTAAAATTTTTAGTTCTTGATTAGTAGCTGGCAATGCAGGGGGAAACTCTGTGATAGCTTTTGACCATACTTTAGCGCGGGGAGATTTTAGTTCTGGATGAGAGCTTTGATTATGAATATCGACAATAAAGATATGCAGAATTTCTTGTAGAGCTTCAAAAGAAATTACTGCATTTTTTATGGGGTCGTAATCACCTTTTTGAAGGAAATTAGGAAAAATTTTCCCTGGCTGGTCACTTAGCAATTGACTATTTAAAGCTCCAAAGTACCTTTCAATAGCACTTTTATACCAAGGCATTTTTGGAGGACAATATTGAATAGTGATTCCCAATTGCAAACAAGCATCTTCAAAATGGGTGCTGTAAAACTCTTTACCATTGTCCACTACAATTACTTCCGGCAATC from Gloeocapsopsis sp. IPPAS B-1203 includes these protein-coding regions:
- a CDS encoding Mu transposase C-terminal domain-containing protein — protein: MKRIQFKKGLHFRLHGREYVIEQCLEEGELQIGCVVTSVKSKIKYSTLIHFLFQGELEIEVMSTLEAEGKTFDYLKTDFSQISAELREEAKRRYRYISYFFELDLPQRTSTSLQPIIEEVALIINDPTPPSWLTLYRWLRTYETADHDIRALVPQHGRKGNCCPKLHPHVIKIIEQAIKSIYLTRSRPDIADVYDEVLCQIIHENEHRAVIGITQLEIPHRSTIYRFVSKLEPEVIAQERYSKRRASQMYDPVLKGPCPTRPLERVEIDHTKLPLFVVDTQTRMPIGTPWLTSAVDKYSGINLGYYASFEPPSYLSVMQCLLHAIRPKNYLQFEYPSVENTWDAYGLPEVIVVDNGKEFYSTHFEDACLQLGITIQYCPPKMPWYKSAIERYFGALNSQLLSDQPGKIFPNFLQKGDYDPIKNAVISFEALQEILHIFIVDIHNQSSHPELKSPRAKVWSKAITEFPPALPATNQELKILIGNITTRKVSRHGVEFEGLFYNSSDLARLRSSSWKSEKVTVKYDPTDLSRIYVKDPNTGQFLEVPALSQDYTKGLSLWQHQVVKQFARTSVDNVDIVALVLAKEKIQQIVEREWKTTKKGKTRTAMARWLGVGREELKQGNQEFFPPSQEQIPNFTTSPSLPEKEIIDTPKDSADKITGVSHFSSALINDSFPSFTSDVEADKLNKVKNNSDVSPPPVGATTKEISKNQRKRSKSKPSTVEAEITKKDSASDFDTDKWKPDLSGWDVSIGLPRGR